From one Mucilaginibacter inviolabilis genomic stretch:
- a CDS encoding SusC/RagA family TonB-linked outer membrane protein: MKKLKYSLILFFLFPLSLFAQQIPISGKVIDLTDGSTLPGVSVKIKGTTTGAITDVGGKFQLNVPNTDAILQLSFIGYVTQEIAVKDIKGGVIALKTTNKSLDEVVVVGYGVQKRATITGSIATLQSKEIVTTKNESVINMLTGKIPGIRIVQTTAEPGSYANNLNIRGYQSAPLVVIDGIIGGDQSTIGRMDPNEIESISVLKDAAASIYGMRAAGGAILITTKKGSKNGKININYSVNDAIQTFLGMPEGVGAVDYMMLTNEKVKRDFANNFISNVTPQFSYADIQPYLNGTRKSADWIDMVFRKTANQIQHNLNIDGGSDKISYFFNFGYQKQDGVFKTGDLNYNKYNFRSNVTASITKGLKAQVLTSAWMDEKNQPYTDEWTVYKYTWNQIPTHQIYANDNPLYPAVMDDNMNPSIITDASKVGSKRFRNKNITSQLNLTYDIPGIEGLSAKALFNIDYGTADNNQIKRSFSLYTYSAANDTYIPSLVNSPAGITRSYYTHFNTLAQVTLNYAHTFFTDHHITAMATYEQSHETADNFNAYRDIEIPVDYLFGGLQNSNMSGGMDAGALQDRAHKSIIGRFNYDYKGKYLAEFSFRRDGNNLYQPGPDQWGFFPGGSVGWVLTKENFFRSLIPEHILTNLKIRASYGQTGDEANAPAFNYVNGYTYPIGSYIFGAGAVNGSAPKLGNPGLTWSVNTIKNIAMDFSLFGGKIDGTIEVFRNDRTGLPAQPSVALPGTVGAAVPQINYNSDRVQGLDFSLAYRTTLGQVGLNLSGNIGTTRLEALNVLRGRSGNEYLNWKENQTNRYQNVWWGPEYAGQFTNYNQIYNYGVNTGGGNNNVVPGDYYYKDWNNDGVIDDKDSHPIATTDIPLYNYGLTIGLSYKGFDMNMLLQGAAGVYVQYGEQFASPLMYGRSALTRFLDSWHTADPYANVFDPNTVWVPGFYPAMGSPDAQGTKAIQNASYLRVKSLEFGYSLSPSVLKSIGVKKLRVYVNSYNLLTFTGLKNYDPEHQGPNPRDNGNFGVALGGYTYPMNRTFNLGANVSF; encoded by the coding sequence ATGAAAAAACTTAAATACTCACTTATTCTATTTTTCCTTTTCCCGCTCAGTTTGTTCGCCCAGCAGATCCCGATCAGCGGAAAAGTAATTGACTTAACCGATGGGTCGACACTTCCGGGGGTAAGTGTAAAAATTAAAGGAACAACCACAGGCGCCATTACTGATGTAGGCGGAAAGTTCCAACTCAACGTCCCGAATACCGATGCCATTTTACAACTATCATTTATTGGCTATGTAACCCAGGAAATAGCGGTTAAAGACATTAAAGGTGGTGTTATCGCCTTAAAAACCACCAATAAAAGTCTGGATGAGGTAGTAGTTGTAGGCTACGGTGTACAAAAAAGAGCCACCATAACCGGTTCAATTGCAACATTACAAAGCAAAGAGATCGTCACCACCAAAAACGAGAGTGTGATTAATATGCTTACCGGTAAAATCCCCGGGATACGTATCGTTCAAACAACCGCAGAGCCGGGTTCCTATGCCAACAATTTAAACATCAGGGGTTACCAAAGCGCTCCTTTAGTGGTGATTGATGGTATTATCGGTGGCGACCAGTCGACCATAGGCCGCATGGACCCTAATGAAATTGAAAGTATTTCGGTATTGAAAGATGCTGCTGCTTCTATATACGGTATGCGTGCCGCCGGAGGTGCTATCCTGATCACCACCAAGAAGGGATCGAAGAACGGAAAAATCAACATCAACTACTCTGTTAACGATGCGATACAAACCTTTTTAGGTATGCCGGAAGGAGTTGGGGCTGTAGATTATATGATGCTGACCAATGAAAAGGTTAAACGCGATTTCGCCAATAACTTTATATCCAACGTTACCCCCCAATTTTCCTATGCCGATATCCAGCCCTATCTTAACGGTACGCGCAAATCAGCCGACTGGATAGATATGGTTTTCAGAAAAACGGCTAACCAGATACAACACAATTTGAACATTGATGGTGGCAGCGATAAAATAAGCTATTTCTTCAACTTTGGTTATCAAAAACAAGATGGTGTTTTTAAAACCGGCGATCTGAATTACAACAAATATAACTTCCGCTCAAATGTTACCGCCAGCATAACCAAAGGACTTAAAGCACAGGTATTAACATCGGCCTGGATGGATGAGAAAAACCAGCCATACACTGATGAATGGACTGTTTATAAATATACCTGGAACCAGATACCCACACACCAGATATATGCTAACGACAACCCCTTATACCCTGCTGTAATGGACGACAATATGAATCCATCCATTATTACAGATGCCAGTAAAGTGGGTTCAAAAAGGTTCAGAAATAAGAACATTACCAGCCAGTTAAATTTAACTTATGATATACCCGGCATAGAGGGGCTAAGCGCCAAGGCCTTGTTTAACATTGATTATGGCACGGCAGATAATAACCAAATCAAAAGGTCTTTTTCTTTATATACTTACAGCGCGGCCAATGATACATATATACCCAGTTTAGTTAATTCGCCGGCAGGTATAACGCGCTCTTATTATACCCACTTCAACACACTGGCACAGGTAACTTTAAACTATGCCCACACCTTTTTTACAGATCATCACATAACAGCCATGGCTACTTATGAGCAAAGCCATGAAACCGCCGATAACTTTAACGCCTACCGCGACATCGAAATCCCGGTTGATTATTTATTCGGGGGTTTGCAAAACTCCAATATGTCTGGCGGTATGGATGCCGGTGCTTTGCAGGATCGTGCGCATAAAAGCATTATCGGCAGGTTCAATTACGATTATAAAGGTAAGTACCTGGCCGAGTTCAGCTTTCGCCGGGATGGCAATAACCTGTATCAGCCCGGACCGGATCAATGGGGCTTTTTTCCCGGCGGATCAGTAGGCTGGGTGTTGACTAAGGAAAACTTTTTCAGAAGCCTTATACCTGAACACATCCTTACCAATTTAAAAATCAGGGCATCATATGGCCAAACCGGTGATGAAGCCAATGCTCCGGCATTCAATTATGTTAACGGATACACCTATCCTATAGGCAGTTATATTTTTGGTGCGGGAGCAGTAAACGGATCGGCACCTAAATTGGGAAATCCCGGTTTAACCTGGTCTGTAAATACCATCAAAAACATCGCGATGGACTTTAGTCTGTTTGGCGGAAAAATAGATGGTACCATTGAAGTTTTCAGAAACGACAGGACCGGATTACCTGCCCAACCTTCTGTAGCCTTACCGGGAACAGTAGGAGCGGCTGTACCACAGATTAATTATAACAGCGACAGGGTACAGGGCCTTGACTTTAGTCTGGCATATCGCACCACCCTTGGTCAGGTTGGGTTAAACCTTAGCGGTAACATAGGTACTACACGGTTAGAAGCATTGAATGTTCTTCGAGGCAGATCAGGCAACGAGTATTTAAACTGGAAGGAAAACCAAACCAACAGGTACCAAAACGTTTGGTGGGGACCTGAATATGCGGGGCAATTCACCAATTACAACCAGATATACAATTATGGCGTTAACACGGGCGGAGGCAATAACAATGTTGTTCCCGGCGACTACTACTATAAAGACTGGAACAATGATGGGGTAATAGATGATAAAGACAGCCACCCTATTGCCACTACCGATATCCCTTTGTATAACTACGGGCTTACCATTGGCCTGAGCTATAAAGGTTTTGATATGAATATGCTTTTACAAGGTGCTGCAGGCGTTTATGTACAATACGGTGAACAATTTGCATCACCGCTGATGTATGGCCGAAGCGCCCTCACCCGCTTTCTGGACAGCTGGCACACGGCAGATCCTTATGCCAATGTTTTTGACCCCAACACAGTATGGGTTCCCGGATTTTATCCTGCAATGGGTTCGCCGGATGCACAAGGCACAAAAGCCATTCAAAATGCCAGCTACCTGCGTGTAAAATCATTAGAGTTTGGATACTCATTATCTCCTTCTGTTTTAAAAAGTATAGGTGTTAAAAAACTCAGGGTATATGTAAACAGCTACAACCTGTTAACCTTCACCGGATTAAAGAACTATGACCCGGAACACCAGGGCCCCAATCCTCGGGACAACGGCAATTTCGGCGTAGCCCTGGGCGGATACACCTACCCTATGAACAGGACTTTTAATCTGGGCGCTAACGTTTCCT
- a CDS encoding alkaline phosphatase family protein yields MKTNSRYLKIGTLLIAAMGTVAVSAALMSFKNKSNPITDPGINKVGHVVVIYLENHSFDNLYGQFSGANGLSTAAIDNVTQVDASGKAYTYLPPISGTSVFPTNLPNTYFNIDQYVPSDQETPDVLHRYYQEQMQINRGKMDKFALYNTTAGLAMGYYKTNLLPLVGMAQKYTLCDNFFHSAFGGSFLNHQWLIAAASPVFPNAPANMVAKVDASGNVTSDGVITPDGYVVNTCYSVNAPHPAGSNAATLVPNQTAPTIGDRLSDKNISWAWYAGGWDNALAGKPDATFQFHHQPFVYFAKYADGTQAKKDHLKDETAFIEAAKNGTLPSVSFIKPLGINNEHPGYSDVQGAESHTVELINDVLNGPNGKDAVIIITYDENGGFWDHVAPPVIDKKWGPGTRIPALIISPFAKKGYVDHTQYETVSILSFIEKRWNLQPLTDRDKNADPMLNAFEF; encoded by the coding sequence ATGAAAACTAACTCGCGCTATTTAAAAATCGGAACGCTACTGATTGCGGCCATGGGCACTGTAGCTGTAAGCGCGGCCCTTATGAGCTTCAAAAACAAAAGTAACCCCATTACCGATCCGGGGATCAATAAGGTTGGCCACGTAGTGGTTATTTATTTAGAGAACCATAGCTTTGATAACCTGTATGGTCAGTTTTCTGGTGCCAACGGATTATCAACAGCGGCAATTGATAATGTTACCCAGGTTGATGCCAGTGGAAAGGCTTACACTTATTTGCCTCCGATATCAGGTACAAGCGTTTTTCCTACCAATTTACCAAACACCTATTTTAATATCGACCAGTATGTTCCTTCCGATCAGGAAACACCCGATGTGCTGCACCGCTACTACCAGGAACAAATGCAGATAAACCGGGGTAAAATGGACAAATTTGCCTTGTATAATACAACGGCCGGTCTGGCTATGGGTTACTATAAAACCAATTTACTGCCTTTGGTGGGTATGGCTCAAAAATATACCCTTTGCGATAACTTCTTCCACAGTGCCTTTGGAGGATCGTTCTTAAATCACCAATGGCTTATTGCGGCTGCAAGCCCGGTATTCCCTAACGCACCGGCTAATATGGTAGCTAAAGTCGACGCTTCCGGTAATGTAACCAGCGATGGCGTAATTACTCCCGATGGTTATGTGGTAAATACCTGTTACAGTGTGAATGCGCCACACCCGGCCGGTTCAAATGCGGCTACGCTGGTTCCAAATCAAACCGCACCAACCATTGGCGACAGGTTAAGCGATAAAAATATTTCATGGGCCTGGTACGCCGGCGGATGGGATAATGCCCTGGCAGGTAAGCCAGATGCCACCTTCCAGTTTCATCATCAGCCATTTGTTTATTTTGCCAAATATGCCGATGGTACCCAGGCCAAGAAAGATCACTTAAAAGACGAAACCGCTTTTATTGAAGCTGCCAAAAATGGCACCTTACCAAGCGTTTCATTTATAAAACCGTTGGGTATAAATAATGAGCACCCGGGTTATTCTGATGTGCAGGGTGCCGAAAGCCACACCGTTGAATTGATAAACGATGTGCTAAACGGTCCTAATGGCAAAGACGCCGTCATAATTATAACCTATGACGAGAATGGTGGATTCTGGGATCATGTGGCTCCGCCTGTAATTGATAAAAAATGGGGACCCGGTACACGTATACCTGCATTGATCATTTCGCCGTTTGCTAAAAAGGGATATGTAGATCATACACAATATGAAACGGTAAGTATACTATCATTCATCGAAAAAAGATGGAATTTACAGCCACTTACTGATCGGGATAAAAATGCAGATCCGATGCTTAACGCATTTGAGTTTTAA
- a CDS encoding cytochrome-c peroxidase: MKKVVLIGIMLVVVVSYALLSSGEEKATPAKAIAHVLIAQVDDLSFFLKDQFQPAAESNLPNEKQLQQLFLQARLRYKKIEWAAEYFDAATTRAVNGAPVPEVEMGSGQVFEPAGLQIIEGYLFPRYDASKQKDLVKQLKTIQYGCNKYKTYFSNIDILDGQVFDAARLEIFRILTLGIVGFDDPLTQKSMAESAVSLESLKNILKYYAGNDEQSKKLASQISAAVVYLKAHPGFNSFNRAEFITRYGNPISRSIADLEQHLKIHVIRYNRLLNQDAKTLFDLNAFNVDAYTPNADAVSTSQKIMLGKMLFSDPILSGTRTRSCRSCHQPEKAFTDGLIKNTVIGTKQLLKRNTPTLLNAGLQPAQFYDLRAITLEDQVSNVVDNPDEMHGSMAMAAERLWQNKNYRQLFMKAFPVVNKRAAIDTLEVMNAIGSYVRSLTAMNSRFDAYMLGNNKVMTKDELHGFNLFMGKAKCGTCHYMPLFNGNLPPRFIKMESEVIGVPESATGHVIDDDLGRYNQVQTPSFKHAFKVTTVRNSSRTAPYMHNGVFKTLDEVMDFYNKGGGAGLGIKIDNQTLPLDKLNLSAKESKDIIAFIKSLDSRY, translated from the coding sequence ATGAAGAAAGTTGTTTTGATAGGGATAATGCTGGTTGTGGTAGTAAGCTATGCTCTACTATCAAGCGGAGAAGAGAAAGCTACCCCGGCAAAAGCGATAGCACATGTGTTAATAGCACAGGTTGATGATCTTTCATTTTTTTTGAAAGATCAATTCCAGCCAGCGGCCGAAAGTAATTTACCCAACGAAAAACAGTTACAGCAGCTATTCCTGCAGGCGCGTCTCCGATACAAAAAAATAGAATGGGCTGCTGAGTATTTTGATGCTGCTACTACCAGGGCGGTAAACGGGGCGCCGGTGCCTGAGGTAGAAATGGGCAGCGGACAAGTGTTTGAACCGGCTGGGCTACAGATTATAGAAGGGTATCTATTCCCCCGGTATGATGCCAGCAAACAAAAGGATCTTGTAAAACAACTTAAAACTATACAATACGGTTGCAATAAATACAAAACGTATTTCAGCAATATTGATATCCTGGATGGACAAGTGTTTGATGCTGCCCGGCTCGAAATATTCCGGATATTGACGTTGGGTATAGTTGGATTTGATGATCCGCTAACACAAAAAAGCATGGCCGAAAGCGCCGTAAGCCTGGAAAGCCTTAAAAATATTTTAAAGTATTACGCTGGTAACGATGAGCAATCCAAAAAGTTGGCATCGCAAATTTCGGCTGCTGTTGTATATCTGAAAGCCCATCCCGGGTTTAATAGTTTTAACCGGGCCGAATTTATAACGAGGTATGGTAATCCAATCAGCCGCAGCATTGCCGATCTGGAACAGCATTTAAAGATTCATGTGATCAGGTATAACCGTTTGCTGAACCAGGATGCCAAAACCCTTTTTGACCTCAATGCTTTCAATGTAGATGCGTACACACCCAATGCCGATGCAGTATCGACCTCACAAAAAATAATGTTGGGCAAAATGCTGTTTTCTGATCCAATATTATCTGGTACCAGAACCAGGAGCTGCCGCTCCTGTCATCAGCCCGAAAAAGCTTTTACGGACGGATTGATCAAAAACACGGTGATTGGTACTAAACAGCTATTGAAAAGAAACACGCCTACGCTATTAAATGCAGGCTTACAGCCAGCTCAGTTTTATGATCTGCGCGCAATTACACTAGAAGATCAGGTGAGCAATGTTGTCGATAATCCTGATGAAATGCATGGTTCAATGGCTATGGCTGCCGAAAGATTATGGCAGAATAAAAACTACAGGCAGCTTTTCATGAAGGCATTTCCTGTAGTAAATAAACGTGCAGCAATAGATACGCTTGAGGTGATGAACGCCATTGGTTCTTATGTGCGCAGTCTTACCGCCATGAACAGTCGTTTTGATGCCTATATGCTTGGCAATAATAAAGTGATGACCAAGGATGAACTGCATGGTTTTAACCTGTTTATGGGTAAGGCCAAATGCGGTACCTGCCATTATATGCCCCTGTTTAACGGCAATCTCCCTCCCCGGTTCATTAAAATGGAGAGTGAGGTTATAGGCGTACCAGAATCGGCAACAGGGCATGTTATTGATGACGATCTGGGCAGGTATAATCAGGTACAAACGCCATCGTTTAAGCATGCGTTTAAGGTAACTACAGTTCGTAATTCCTCACGTACAGCACCGTACATGCATAACGGGGTATTTAAAACACTTGACGAGGTGATGGATTTTTACAACAAGGGCGGAGGCGCCGGCCTGGGTATAAAAATTGATAATCAAACCCTGCCTCTTGATAAATTAAACCTCAGCGCTAAAGAAAGCAAGGATATTATCGCGTTTATCAAAAGTTTGGATAGCCGGTATTAA
- a CDS encoding rhomboid family intramembrane serine protease, producing MTNFLTKLKLIYLPYLIISLLVISIYSFLNWLLIMYWQLISPNEELVNFWLPMAISILAVAIWLRPRVKLLSLKTQRNNLPFLYYFVAALAILAPTIIAQEYLITATGKLTSLQTIEQIDRHHLTKYYRLKKHFIDKKRSAFYIRSEVTGRNSEHIVFYIDIVSPILDSAGKYNSPVAWLGTEYSKSVSSSMSNTEKHEAYTAFAKDTEKEFNSKDLDLFDYLDHIGNSDTHRGFINALKTSSAYSGDADRQVILIAQKGVFENRNGDKLQWIFYSFGIGAGIWLILIAIPKLNRAGLKKYTPRTWQADAMAFFKPFAGMKWRDTGITGILIGVNVLIFTIMVFAGLGVISFDTADLYKWGANYGPAVKNGEWWRLITCMFLHGGVMHLLMNMFGLLLVAAFLRSLLDNLKLGITYFICGLLASLASIWWNPTIVSIGASGAIFGLYGVAIALLTTNKSGTGNKKGILLSFLFFVGVNLLFGLIGNTDNAAHIGGLVSGLIMGYVLYFFIEAPKPPRKKRIKIKQETITPDTGQTAEPA from the coding sequence ATGACCAATTTTTTAACGAAGCTAAAGCTCATCTATCTGCCATATCTCATTATTTCCTTGCTGGTCATCAGCATTTATTCGTTTTTAAATTGGTTGTTGATCATGTACTGGCAGTTAATATCGCCTAACGAGGAATTGGTTAATTTTTGGCTCCCTATGGCCATAAGCATTTTAGCCGTAGCTATATGGTTAAGGCCCCGCGTGAAGCTATTGTCCTTAAAAACCCAAAGAAACAATTTACCTTTCTTATACTATTTTGTAGCAGCTCTGGCCATTCTGGCTCCTACTATAATCGCTCAAGAATATCTTATTACCGCCACCGGCAAGCTAACGAGCTTACAAACCATTGAGCAGATCGATCGCCATCATTTAACTAAATACTATCGTTTAAAAAAACACTTTATTGATAAAAAGCGTAGTGCCTTTTACATACGCAGCGAAGTAACCGGCAGAAACAGCGAACACATTGTTTTTTATATTGACATCGTATCGCCCATACTCGATTCTGCAGGCAAATATAATTCACCCGTAGCCTGGCTAGGCACAGAATACAGCAAATCCGTTAGCAGCAGCATGAGCAATACAGAAAAACATGAGGCTTATACAGCGTTTGCAAAAGATACAGAGAAGGAATTTAACAGCAAAGATTTGGACCTTTTCGATTATTTGGATCATATCGGAAATAGTGATACTCACAGAGGCTTTATAAATGCACTTAAAACATCATCTGCGTATTCCGGGGATGCTGACCGCCAGGTTATTCTGATTGCTCAGAAAGGAGTATTTGAAAACCGAAACGGAGACAAACTACAATGGATATTTTATTCATTTGGAATAGGCGCGGGGATATGGCTTATCCTGATAGCTATCCCAAAACTCAATCGTGCCGGATTAAAGAAATATACGCCCCGTACCTGGCAGGCAGATGCAATGGCATTTTTCAAACCATTCGCAGGTATGAAATGGCGTGACACCGGTATTACTGGTATATTAATCGGGGTAAATGTGCTCATCTTTACCATTATGGTTTTCGCTGGTCTGGGCGTGATATCTTTTGATACAGCCGACTTGTACAAATGGGGGGCAAACTACGGGCCTGCTGTAAAAAACGGTGAATGGTGGCGGCTTATTACCTGCATGTTTTTACATGGGGGAGTAATGCACCTGTTGATGAACATGTTCGGTTTACTATTGGTAGCTGCTTTTTTAAGGTCGTTGCTGGATAATTTAAAATTGGGCATAACTTATTTTATATGTGGCTTATTGGCAAGCCTTGCAAGCATCTGGTGGAATCCAACTATTGTAAGCATTGGTGCCTCCGGAGCCATATTTGGGTTGTATGGTGTCGCGATTGCACTGCTAACAACTAATAAAAGCGGTACAGGAAATAAAAAAGGCATTTTGCTCAGCTTCCTGTTTTTTGTAGGGGTTAATCTGCTGTTTGGCTTGATTGGCAATACAGATAACGCAGCACATATCGGTGGGTTAGTATCAGGACTGATCATGGGTTACGTTCTGTATTTCTTTATAGAAGCCCCAAAACCTCCCCGAAAAAAACGCATAAAAATAAAACAGGAAACGATAACTCCGGATACCGGGCAGACAGCAGAACCGGCTTAA
- a CDS encoding helix-turn-helix transcriptional regulator, translating into MPVNRNALIRYRTIDGCLQNRQKKWTLDDLIDACADALYEYQGIDSGVSRRTIQADIEMMRSNKLGYEAPIIVTDKKYYTYADKGYSITNIPLNQQDMQVLGEVSDLLKQFKGFNHFTDLNEMVSKLEDKIYTQKTQSAPVIDFEKNDNLKGLDWIETIRKAIVARKTMCVTYQSFKARAASTFCFSGYLLKEYRNRWFMLGRSHNRYSPLLTLALDRVQAIEEHEDPYRENKDIDLATYYNDVLGVTKSLGQRDNLVVFWIDAANAPYVITKPLHHTQKLLKEDETGKIFSIKVIMNFELERELLGFGSKMKVLGPRLLVKQIRQQLQKTLDHYNAPNPGFTHEDAGENPE; encoded by the coding sequence ATGCCAGTAAACCGCAACGCTCTTATCCGCTATCGAACCATTGACGGCTGCCTGCAAAATCGTCAAAAAAAATGGACACTCGATGATCTGATAGACGCTTGTGCTGATGCACTTTATGAATATCAGGGGATAGACAGCGGCGTAAGCCGCCGCACCATACAGGCCGATATCGAAATGATGCGCAGCAACAAACTTGGTTACGAAGCGCCCATTATTGTTACCGATAAAAAATATTACACCTATGCCGATAAAGGCTACAGCATTACCAACATTCCGCTTAACCAGCAGGACATGCAGGTATTGGGCGAGGTATCTGATCTGCTCAAACAATTCAAAGGCTTTAACCATTTTACCGATCTGAACGAGATGGTGAGTAAACTCGAGGATAAGATCTACACCCAAAAAACACAGAGCGCCCCGGTAATTGATTTTGAAAAGAATGATAACCTGAAAGGACTTGACTGGATCGAAACCATTCGTAAGGCCATTGTAGCTCGTAAAACCATGTGTGTAACCTACCAGTCATTTAAGGCCCGTGCGGCCAGCACTTTTTGCTTTAGCGGATATTTATTGAAGGAATATCGTAACCGCTGGTTTATGTTGGGAAGGTCACATAACCGCTATTCGCCGCTGCTAACTCTGGCGCTTGACCGGGTACAAGCCATTGAAGAACACGAAGACCCTTATCGTGAAAATAAAGATATCGATCTGGCAACTTATTATAATGATGTGCTGGGCGTTACCAAAAGTTTAGGACAGCGTGATAATCTTGTGGTGTTTTGGATAGATGCTGCCAATGCACCTTACGTAATCACCAAACCATTGCACCATACCCAGAAACTATTAAAGGAGGATGAAACCGGCAAAATATTCAGCATCAAAGTGATCATGAACTTTGAATTGGAACGCGAGTTATTGGGTTTTGGTTCCAAGATGAAAGTACTTGGTCCGCGCTTGCTGGTCAAACAGATCAGACAGCAGCTTCAAAAAACACTGGATCATTACAACGCTCCCAATCCCGGGTTTACGCATGAGGACGCCGGAGAAAACCCAGAATAA
- a CDS encoding RtcB family protein, which yields MRKENEAHNLPLQGAVGQKEKVSNNELKALGINDVKILESFSRVANGLLKHGVMDKATILANLEALIDDPIPYAMKKGGKFKNLAESVVDLRKEGKFMKQQRTVHALKTEMADFPVYGLEHIEVGALAQMKTAVKLPIAVAGALMPDAHQGYGLPIGGVLATTANTIIPFAVGVDIACRMCLSIFDLPAIAIDTETDKLKNLLSEHTHFGMGCTTKVHHDSSLFDSRTWGETKVIRMLKDKAYAQLGTSGTGNHFVEWGELTLADGALEGIPAGNYLALLSHSGSRGFGGSIADHYSKIAMSKTKLPAEAKHLAWLDLDKDEGQEYWIAMNLAGEYASANHHEIHNKIAKALNLTPLTRIENHHNFAWKEQLADGTEVMVHRKGATPAGEGVLGIIPGSMSTPGFVVRGKGDVRSINSASHGAGRLMSRSAAFKTIDRASVAANLIDKRITLMGSDVDEAPMAYKDIHTVMAAQTDLVEVLAKFEPRIVRMADPKEKPED from the coding sequence ATGAGAAAAGAAAATGAGGCTCATAACCTCCCCCTTCAGGGGGCCGTGGGGCAAAAAGAAAAAGTAAGCAACAACGAGTTAAAAGCCCTGGGCATTAACGACGTTAAAATATTAGAGAGCTTTAGCCGCGTAGCTAACGGGTTATTGAAACATGGCGTAATGGATAAAGCCACCATATTAGCTAATCTGGAAGCACTGATTGATGATCCCATACCATATGCCATGAAAAAAGGTGGTAAATTCAAGAACCTCGCCGAAAGCGTTGTCGACTTGCGTAAAGAAGGGAAATTCATGAAACAGCAGCGTACCGTACATGCCTTAAAAACAGAAATGGCCGATTTCCCGGTTTATGGTTTAGAACATATTGAAGTGGGCGCCTTGGCACAGATGAAAACAGCTGTAAAATTACCTATAGCTGTTGCCGGCGCTTTGATGCCTGATGCACATCAGGGTTATGGTTTGCCCATTGGCGGGGTGCTGGCAACTACAGCCAATACCATTATTCCCTTTGCTGTTGGCGTGGATATTGCCTGCCGAATGTGTCTGAGCATTTTTGATTTACCTGCAATTGCCATAGATACCGAGACAGATAAATTAAAAAACTTGCTGAGCGAACATACCCATTTTGGCATGGGTTGTACCACTAAGGTGCACCATGACAGCTCCTTATTTGATAGCCGTACCTGGGGCGAAACCAAGGTGATCCGTATGTTGAAAGATAAGGCTTATGCCCAACTGGGTACATCTGGTACAGGTAACCACTTTGTGGAGTGGGGTGAGCTTACTTTGGCAGATGGCGCTTTGGAGGGTATACCTGCCGGTAATTACCTGGCTCTGCTTTCGCACTCTGGTTCGCGTGGTTTTGGCGGTAGCATTGCCGATCATTACTCAAAAATTGCCATGAGTAAAACCAAATTGCCAGCAGAAGCTAAACATCTGGCCTGGCTCGATTTGGATAAGGATGAAGGGCAGGAGTACTGGATTGCCATGAACCTGGCCGGCGAATATGCCAGCGCCAACCATCATGAGATACATAACAAAATAGCCAAAGCGCTTAACTTAACACCGCTTACCCGCATCGAAAACCACCACAACTTTGCCTGGAAAGAGCAACTGGCTGATGGTACCGAAGTGATGGTGCACCGAAAAGGAGCAACTCCTGCAGGCGAGGGTGTACTGGGTATTATTCCCGGCAGCATGAGCACGCCCGGCTTTGTGGTACGTGGTAAAGGTGATGTACGATCTATCAATTCTGCTTCACATGGGGCAGGGCGATTGATGAGCCGTAGCGCGGCTTTTAAGACTATCGACCGTGCCTCGGTAGCTGCCAACCTGATAGATAAACGTATCACACTCATGGGCTCAGATGTTGACGAGGCCCCAATGGCCTATAAGGATATCCACACCGTAATGGCCGCCCAAACCGATCTGGTGGAAGTACTGGCTAAATTTGAACCACGCATTGTACGTATGGCCGATCCTAAGGAAAAGCCTGAGGATTAG
- a CDS encoding DinB family protein has protein sequence MIATITTALENTRQDLLQTISGFTQEQFNQIPFENSWTAGQVAEHIVKFSSGGAEILKATGTDTQRDPAEKIEPLRDLFLNFDIKMTAPNFIQPSSTPKEKEAILRSLENGFDPMINLSRTTDLTLIYPDFELPQYGTLTRLEWLYFICFHTQRHIHQMKNIRKYLN, from the coding sequence ATGATAGCCACTATCACCACAGCATTGGAAAACACCAGGCAGGATCTGCTGCAAACCATTTCAGGTTTTACCCAGGAGCAATTTAACCAGATACCTTTTGAAAACAGCTGGACCGCAGGTCAGGTAGCAGAGCATATTGTTAAATTCTCATCGGGCGGGGCAGAAATCTTAAAAGCCACAGGTACAGACACGCAACGCGATCCGGCAGAAAAGATCGAGCCCTTACGTGATCTTTTTCTGAATTTCGACATCAAAATGACGGCACCCAATTTTATACAGCCATCCAGCACTCCCAAAGAAAAAGAAGCGATTTTACGATCGCTTGAAAATGGTTTCGATCCGATGATCAATCTGTCAAGAACTACTGACCTGACCCTGATTTATCCTGATTTTGAATTACCCCAATACGGCACCCTGACCCGTTTAGAATGGCTGTATTTTATTTGTTTTCATACCCAACGGCATATACATCAAATGAAAAACATCCGGAAGTATTTAAACTAA